A genomic segment from Kineosporia corallincola encodes:
- a CDS encoding TetR/AcrR family transcriptional regulator, which yields MAARRSATRERLSREAIVTSALALAGAEGLDAVTVRRLAADHGVTPMALYWHFKDKDALLDGMVEQVLAGIEIPVWPAGEPPPWHSRIRACFEAILDGLGRHPEVADLVHQRFLVCRAGLDLAELVFAALREGGFSDEQMSDIGVYALHTLVMLVTQEPGKRSPRHSPEEAARSIRVRRIELEALEPDRYPSIIHCAPSLVAKSKNRRYQNTGLAILIEGIHDLQAKLPGGRAETSSGPAGPG from the coding sequence GTGGCGGCCAGGAGGAGTGCGACCAGGGAACGGCTGAGCCGCGAGGCGATCGTCACCTCCGCGCTCGCGCTGGCCGGCGCCGAAGGGCTCGACGCCGTCACCGTCCGGCGCCTGGCCGCCGATCACGGCGTTACCCCGATGGCCCTCTACTGGCACTTCAAGGACAAGGACGCCCTGCTCGACGGCATGGTCGAGCAGGTGCTCGCCGGCATCGAAATCCCGGTCTGGCCGGCCGGCGAACCACCGCCGTGGCACAGCCGCATCCGGGCCTGCTTCGAGGCCATACTCGACGGCCTGGGCCGGCACCCGGAGGTCGCCGACCTGGTGCACCAGCGGTTCCTGGTCTGCCGGGCCGGTCTCGACCTGGCCGAGCTGGTCTTCGCCGCCCTGCGCGAGGGCGGGTTCAGCGACGAGCAGATGAGCGACATCGGCGTGTACGCGCTGCACACCCTGGTGATGCTCGTGACACAGGAGCCGGGCAAGCGGTCGCCGCGGCACTCACCCGAAGAGGCGGCGCGCAGCATCCGGGTCCGGCGCATCGAGCTGGAGGCCCTGGAGCCCGATCGCTACCCGAGCATCATCCACTGCGCGCCGTCGCTGGTGGCCAAGTCGAAGAACCGGCGCTACCAGAACACCGGCCTGGCGATCCTGATCGAGGGAATCCACGACCTCCAGGCGAAACTGCCCGGGGGGCGGGCGGAAACGTCTAGCGGCCCGGCCGGCCCAGGGTGA
- a CDS encoding HelD family protein: protein MSASVDDVLGSEQEYLARARTDLEAMRQQVLSLEVQGGDEVSAEYLSAALWHRAQALIDDPGTTLFFGRTDHDNGNRWYIGRRHVADAKGDPVVIDWRAEVSKAFYQASRNDRMGVLKRRRFGIERGEITAYEDEQLTDPAPAGDAKSQILAHEIERPRAGPMRDIVATIQPEQDVIVRADVDTSVCIQGAPGTGKTAVGLHRAAWLLYAFRERLARTGVLVVGPNESFLEHVNAVLPSLGEAQVRHATVEQLVITSPGGAETLLTVRGSDTPAVTGLKGDARMAEVLRRAVWSSVTTPTEPMMLPRGSRRWRVPAYQLAGIVDELRNRGVRYAAAKDMLPQRIAHAVLVLMEEAGDSPDDRVQDAVARSREVKRYADAVWPAVDPKKLLHKLLSDPEVLARHAGGILDADEQKMLLWEKPPRTAGSARWSPADAVLLDELTDLTRRPASMGHVVLDEAQDLSPMQLRAVGRRCTAGSMTVLGDIAQGTTPWATPSWEVTLEHLGHSGAVIDELDRGFRVPDAVIRYAARLLPSIAPGLNAPTSVRDSPGSLRLVTSASAEDRWADVESAVRRDLAELGSIGLIVPDSLVPEAARRLREAGIEHAVLGQHGAELDSAATENATENATTVDDETPDPLSLRVSVVPATTAKGLEYDWVIVLEPTTIAAEEPDERTGLRRLYVVLTRAVTGLTVVHHEPLPAVLA from the coding sequence GTGTCTGCCTCCGTTGATGACGTCCTGGGCTCGGAACAAGAATATCTCGCGCGGGCCCGCACCGACCTGGAAGCGATGCGCCAGCAGGTGCTTTCGCTGGAGGTGCAGGGTGGTGACGAGGTCTCGGCGGAGTACCTGAGCGCGGCGCTCTGGCACCGCGCGCAGGCCCTGATCGACGACCCGGGCACCACGCTGTTCTTCGGGCGCACCGACCACGACAACGGCAACCGCTGGTACATCGGGCGGCGCCACGTGGCCGACGCGAAGGGCGACCCGGTGGTGATCGACTGGCGCGCCGAGGTGTCCAAGGCGTTCTACCAGGCCAGTCGCAACGACCGGATGGGTGTGCTGAAGCGGCGCCGGTTCGGCATCGAGCGCGGCGAGATCACCGCCTACGAGGACGAGCAGCTCACCGACCCGGCCCCGGCCGGCGACGCGAAGAGCCAGATCCTGGCGCACGAGATCGAGCGGCCGCGCGCCGGGCCGATGCGCGACATCGTCGCCACCATCCAGCCCGAGCAGGACGTCATCGTCCGCGCCGACGTGGACACCTCGGTGTGTATCCAGGGGGCGCCCGGCACCGGGAAGACGGCCGTCGGACTGCACCGCGCGGCCTGGCTGCTGTATGCGTTCCGCGAGCGCCTGGCCCGCACCGGGGTGCTGGTGGTCGGGCCGAACGAGTCGTTCCTGGAGCACGTCAACGCGGTGCTGCCGAGCCTGGGCGAGGCGCAGGTGCGGCACGCCACGGTCGAGCAGCTGGTGATCACCTCGCCCGGCGGAGCCGAGACCCTGCTCACCGTGCGGGGTTCCGACACCCCGGCGGTGACCGGGCTGAAGGGCGACGCCCGGATGGCCGAGGTGCTGCGCCGGGCGGTCTGGTCGTCGGTGACCACGCCCACCGAGCCGATGATGCTGCCGCGCGGGTCGCGGCGCTGGCGGGTTCCGGCCTACCAGCTGGCCGGGATCGTCGACGAGCTGCGCAACCGGGGCGTGCGGTACGCGGCGGCGAAGGACATGCTGCCGCAACGGATCGCGCACGCCGTGCTGGTGCTGATGGAGGAGGCCGGGGACTCCCCCGACGACCGGGTGCAGGACGCGGTGGCCCGCAGCCGTGAGGTGAAGCGGTACGCCGACGCGGTGTGGCCGGCGGTGGACCCGAAAAAGCTTCTGCACAAGCTGCTCTCCGACCCGGAGGTGCTGGCCCGGCACGCCGGCGGGATCCTGGACGCCGACGAGCAGAAGATGCTGCTGTGGGAGAAGCCGCCGCGCACGGCCGGTTCCGCGCGATGGAGCCCGGCCGACGCGGTGCTGCTGGACGAGCTGACCGACCTGACCCGGCGCCCGGCCAGCATGGGCCACGTGGTGCTGGACGAGGCACAGGACCTGTCGCCGATGCAGCTGCGGGCGGTGGGGCGGCGGTGCACGGCCGGTTCGATGACGGTGCTGGGCGACATCGCGCAGGGCACCACGCCGTGGGCCACCCCGTCGTGGGAGGTGACGCTGGAGCACCTGGGGCACAGCGGCGCCGTGATCGACGAGCTGGACCGCGGTTTCCGCGTGCCCGACGCCGTGATCCGTTACGCGGCACGGCTTCTGCCGTCGATCGCGCCGGGCCTGAACGCGCCGACGTCGGTGCGTGACTCGCCGGGCAGCCTGCGCCTGGTGACCAGCGCGAGCGCCGAGGACCGCTGGGCCGACGTGGAGTCCGCGGTGCGGCGCGACCTGGCCGAGCTCGGCTCGATCGGCCTGATCGTGCCGGACTCGCTGGTGCCGGAGGCGGCCCGGCGGCTGCGTGAGGCGGGCATCGAGCACGCGGTGCTCGGGCAGCACGGCGCCGAGCTCGACTCCGCCGCGACCGAGAACGCGACCGAGAACGCGACAACGGTGGACGACGAGACCCCCGACCCGCTCAGCCTGCGCGTCAGTGTCGTCCCCGCGACCACGGCCAAGGGCCTGGAGTACGACTGGGTGATCGTGCTGGAGCCCACCACCATCGCGGCCGAGGAACCGGACGAGCGCACCGGCCTGCGCCGGCTCTACGTGGTGCTGACCCGTGCCGTCACCGGCCTGACCGTGGTGCACCACGAACCGCTGCCCGCGGTGCTGGCGTGA
- a CDS encoding GNAT family N-acetyltransferase: protein MISLAAEGFGRAMVELCRHAPGGQVHRFGHATLVTTGAPTASLNYVMALGPAPRTADVARAAAVLEASQLPWGLEFRTDPGPEIMALAADFGITELSRPGFMTAPAQRLELRDEAPATGPGSPGLPGLRIEAAGPDRYEEYTDVLTRGFEAPAGTFGTAMGGTVLALPGLTGYLALDEGRAVGTGLGLTSPDGVLSVFNVAVVPAARGRGIGRALTQAALRDGLRRGARVVGLQGSEMGRPLYESLGLRETERWFTLGRPGR, encoded by the coding sequence GTGATCTCGCTGGCGGCAGAGGGTTTCGGCCGGGCGATGGTTGAGCTGTGCCGTCACGCGCCGGGCGGTCAGGTGCACCGGTTCGGCCACGCGACGCTCGTGACCACCGGCGCTCCCACCGCCTCGCTGAACTACGTGATGGCACTGGGACCGGCGCCGCGCACCGCCGACGTGGCCCGGGCGGCCGCCGTGCTGGAGGCGTCGCAGCTGCCCTGGGGGCTGGAGTTCCGCACCGATCCGGGCCCGGAGATCATGGCCCTGGCAGCGGATTTCGGGATCACCGAGCTCAGCCGGCCGGGCTTCATGACAGCACCGGCGCAACGTCTGGAGCTGCGGGACGAGGCACCGGCGACCGGGCCGGGCTCACCGGGCCTGCCGGGCCTGCGGATCGAGGCGGCCGGGCCGGACCGGTACGAGGAGTACACCGACGTCCTCACCCGTGGTTTCGAGGCCCCGGCGGGAACTTTCGGGACGGCGATGGGTGGAACGGTGCTGGCCCTGCCCGGCCTGACCGGTTACCTGGCCCTGGACGAGGGCCGGGCCGTGGGCACCGGGCTGGGCCTGACCTCGCCCGACGGCGTCCTCAGTGTGTTCAACGTCGCCGTGGTGCCCGCGGCGCGCGGTCGCGGGATCGGGCGGGCGCTGACGCAGGCCGCCCTGCGCGACGGTCTGCGGCGGGGTGCGCGGGTGGTCGGGTTGCAGGGCAGCGAGATGGGGCGACCGCTCTACGAGTCGCTCGGCCTGCGCGAGACCGAGCGCTGGTTCACCCTGGGCCGGCCGGGCCGCTAG